One Setaria italica strain Yugu1 chromosome II, Setaria_italica_v2.0, whole genome shotgun sequence DNA segment encodes these proteins:
- the LOC101785845 gene encoding uncharacterized protein LOC101785845 — protein MASASASWSKRWIRPEVYPLFLATGAAVGICAMQLIRNITGNPEVRVLKEKRAAGVLENHEEGRRYSQHGFRKYIDGKKPEIMQSLNSWMADPKE, from the exons ATGGCGTCGGCGTCCGCGTCGTGGTCGAAGCGGTGGATCCGCCCCGAGGTGTACCCGCTGTTcctggcgacgggcgcggccgTCGGCATCTGCGCGATGCAGCTCATCCGCAACATCACCGGCAACCCCGAAGTCAG GGTGCTCAAGGAGAAGCGTGCGGCGGGCGTGCTGGAGAACCACGAAGAGGGGAGGAGGTACTCGCAGCACGGCTTCAGGAAGTACATCGACGGCAAGAAGCCAGAGATCATGCAGAGCCTCAACTCGTGGATGGCGGACCCAAAGGAGTAG